A stretch of the Aminipila terrae genome encodes the following:
- the pstC gene encoding phosphate ABC transporter permease subunit PstC has protein sequence MNRFKEIFMKCIFFAAACTSVLAVALICIFLFTNGIPAMKQIGIFDFLLGQKWKPSNDIYGIFPMILGSIYVTAGAIAIGVPIGLLTAVFMARFCPKLIYRPLKAATELLAGIPSIVYGFFGLVVLVPFVRENFQGNGSSIFTASILLGIMILPTIIGVSESAIRTVPEQYYEGALALGATHERSIFWVVLPAARSGVIAGVVLGIGRAIGETMAVMMVAGNQARMPAGLFKGVRTMTTNIVIEMGYAAELHREALIATAVVLFVFILIINLSVSLLNRRNLNGGN, from the coding sequence ATGAACAGATTTAAAGAAATATTTATGAAATGCATATTCTTTGCAGCTGCCTGCACTTCGGTGCTCGCAGTTGCATTGATATGCATATTCCTTTTTACAAATGGCATTCCGGCCATGAAGCAGATTGGAATATTTGACTTCCTTTTAGGTCAGAAATGGAAACCATCCAATGACATTTATGGGATTTTCCCAATGATACTGGGGAGCATATATGTCACAGCAGGAGCCATTGCCATAGGGGTTCCTATAGGATTACTTACGGCGGTATTTATGGCAAGATTTTGCCCTAAGTTAATTTACAGGCCTCTTAAAGCAGCCACAGAACTGTTGGCTGGAATTCCATCAATCGTATATGGTTTCTTTGGATTAGTAGTATTAGTTCCCTTTGTACGGGAAAACTTTCAGGGAAATGGGAGCAGCATATTTACGGCCTCTATTCTTCTTGGAATCATGATTCTCCCCACTATTATCGGAGTCAGTGAATCAGCTATCCGTACTGTACCAGAGCAGTATTATGAAGGAGCTTTAGCTCTGGGAGCTACTCATGAAAGAAGTATTTTCTGGGTAGTACTTCCGGCAGCAAGATCAGGAGTTATTGCTGGTGTAGTACTTGGAATAGGACGTGCTATCGGGGAAACTATGGCAGTAATGATGGTTGCCGGGAACCAGGCCAGAATGCCGGCAGGATTATTTAAAGGGGTACGAACTATGACCACAAATATAGTTATAGAGATGGGATATGCAGCGGAACTACATAGAGAAGCTCTTATTGCTACAGCTGTGGTTTTGTTTGTTTTTATACTTATTATAAATTTGTCAGTATCACTTTTAAACAGGAGGAATCTAAATGGAGGCAATTAG
- a CDS encoding response regulator → MVFCVEDDSSIRELVVYTLRNTGFEAEGFSDSTELFLALSNQVPELILLDIMLPGMDGIEILKRLKNNKATKDVPVIMLTAKGTEYDKVIGLDNGADDYVTKPFGMMELISRVKAVLRRVKPKEHSGQIACGDIALNAEKHLVTAAGKQIQLTLKEFEVLRYLMENKGTVLSRDVLLERIWGYDFDGETRTVDVHLRTLRQKLGDSGQNIETIRGVGYLIKEN, encoded by the coding sequence ATGGTATTTTGTGTGGAAGATGATAGCAGTATAAGGGAATTAGTTGTATATACTTTAAGAAACACCGGGTTTGAGGCGGAAGGATTTTCTGACAGCACGGAGTTATTCCTGGCCCTCTCCAATCAGGTGCCGGAATTGATCCTGCTGGATATAATGCTCCCGGGAATGGATGGAATTGAGATATTAAAGAGACTGAAAAATAATAAAGCAACAAAAGATGTCCCGGTTATAATGCTTACGGCCAAAGGCACGGAATATGATAAAGTCATAGGCCTGGATAATGGGGCTGACGATTATGTCACCAAACCTTTTGGGATGATGGAACTGATATCCAGAGTTAAAGCTGTTTTAAGAAGAGTAAAGCCCAAGGAGCATAGTGGGCAGATTGCTTGCGGAGATATTGCACTTAATGCGGAAAAACATTTGGTGACAGCGGCAGGAAAACAGATTCAATTAACCCTTAAGGAATTTGAGGTGCTTCGCTATTTAATGGAGAACAAAGGGACAGTTTTGTCCAGAGATGTTCTTCTGGAGCGCATCTGGGGTTATGACTTTGACGGGGAGACACGTACAGTTGACGTACATTTGCGGACTTTAAGGCAAAAACTGGGGGACAGCGGTCAGAACATAGAAACCATCCGTGGTGTGGGTTATTTAATTAAGGAAAATTAA
- a CDS encoding patatin-like phospholipase family protein, producing the protein MFRGGVLGISYIGMLEYLYKIQFIKNVKRVAGSSAGAIAACITSFNLPFDQTKTMAESLDYSKVPATKSFDEPKNFTKAERNQLDRVFGNIDCVYRLIKKYGWYSSSYFYDWIRYQIAGQFDPFKKNPPYTFADFRNSDLHRDGREFKELYIIGTDISTKTSTVFSAADTPHVEVAQAIRISMSVPIFFEAIKSDYSKTDGEEKPKVYADGGIMYRYPITLFDETLPKDQTLGGFLAGDNKNVEINNLLDYISNLISCSAAVQTQFSYGSPENMNRSIQIFTDGISALDFNVKKGDDTYNFLYEQGYKATENYFNALFSS; encoded by the coding sequence ATTTTCAGGGGAGGCGTATTAGGCATTTCTTATATTGGTATGTTAGAGTACCTTTACAAAATTCAGTTTATAAAAAACGTTAAACGGGTGGCGGGATCTTCCGCAGGAGCAATAGCAGCATGCATTACATCATTTAATCTGCCTTTTGATCAAACCAAAACAATGGCAGAATCTCTGGATTACAGTAAAGTACCGGCTACAAAAAGTTTTGATGAGCCAAAAAACTTTACTAAAGCAGAAAGAAATCAGTTGGACAGGGTATTTGGTAATATAGATTGTGTTTACAGGTTAATAAAAAAGTATGGCTGGTATTCTTCCAGTTATTTTTATGATTGGATCCGATATCAGATAGCCGGTCAGTTTGATCCGTTTAAAAAGAATCCACCCTATACATTTGCGGACTTTAGAAATTCTGATCTTCATAGAGATGGTCGTGAATTTAAAGAACTATATATTATAGGTACAGACATTTCTACTAAAACATCTACTGTATTTTCTGCAGCAGATACGCCACATGTAGAGGTAGCACAGGCTATTCGGATATCCATGTCTGTCCCGATTTTCTTTGAAGCCATAAAATCAGATTATAGTAAGACTGATGGAGAAGAAAAACCTAAGGTTTATGCTGATGGTGGAATTATGTACCGGTACCCCATCACCCTGTTCGATGAGACTCTTCCCAAAGACCAGACCTTAGGAGGATTTCTGGCAGGAGATAATAAAAATGTGGAAATTAACAATTTACTGGATTATATCAGTAATCTGATTTCATGCTCTGCAGCTGTTCAGACACAGTTTTCTTATGGCAGCCCAGAAAATATGAACCGCAGCATTCAGATATTTACAGATGGTATATCTGCTTTAGATTTTAATGTTAAAAAGGGGGATGACACCTATAACTTTTTATATGAACAAGGCTACAAGGCTACAGAAAATTATTTTAATGCCTTATTTAGTTCTTAA
- the pstB gene encoding phosphate ABC transporter ATP-binding protein PstB, with the protein MDKIKVNNLDLYYGDFKALKNVNLALPEREITAFIGPSGCGKSTLLKSLNRMNDLIEGCKITGEVLLDNQDVYGNMDINLLRKRVGMVFQKPNPFPMSIYDNIAFGPRTHGIKSKSKLDYIVEKSLRDAAIWDEVKDRLKKSALGMSGGQQQRLCIARALAVEPEVLLMDEPTSALDPISTSKIEDLALELKKEYTIIMVTHNMQQAARISDKTAFFLLGEVIEFGDTETLFSVPKEKKTEDYITGRFG; encoded by the coding sequence ATGGATAAAATTAAAGTAAATAATTTAGACTTGTATTATGGGGATTTTAAGGCCTTAAAAAATGTGAACCTGGCACTTCCGGAAAGAGAAATAACAGCGTTTATAGGTCCCAGTGGGTGCGGTAAGTCCACATTGCTTAAATCCCTGAACCGAATGAATGACCTGATAGAAGGGTGCAAAATAACTGGAGAAGTACTACTGGATAACCAGGATGTGTATGGAAACATGGATATAAATCTTCTTAGAAAGCGGGTAGGAATGGTGTTTCAGAAACCCAATCCTTTCCCCATGAGCATATATGATAATATCGCTTTTGGTCCAAGGACTCATGGAATCAAATCAAAGAGCAAACTGGACTATATAGTAGAAAAATCATTAAGGGATGCTGCCATTTGGGATGAGGTAAAGGATCGCCTTAAAAAAAGCGCACTGGGAATGTCCGGAGGTCAGCAGCAGAGGCTATGTATAGCCAGAGCATTAGCCGTTGAGCCCGAAGTGCTTTTAATGGATGAGCCTACTTCAGCACTTGACCCCATTTCAACCTCAAAAATTGAAGACTTAGCTTTGGAACTTAAAAAAGAATATACCATTATTATGGTTACCCATAACATGCAGCAGGCCGCGCGAATTTCGGATAAAACTGCATTTTTCCTTTTAGGCGAAGTGATTGAATTTGGAGATACTGAAACTTTGTTTTCCGTTCCGAAAGAGAAAAAAACAGAAGATTATATTACCGGCAGATTTGGCTGA
- a CDS encoding PAS domain S-box protein, whose product MRNKILKNFFSLSAIAVFITTIMISFVMYEGFYRDMQVEVNQEAQYIAAAVNLNGESYLEQIRKIRGDRVTLIGSDGTVLFDNRQNPQRMENHLSRPEVAEAIKSGSGESVRMSATLSQRTFYHAVRLENGNVIRVANITSNVYSVLAVNLVYVVLICLAMLTIILFLAKRQTESIVAPVNNLDLEDPLSNEVYAEFSPLLRKLEQQNRLIDETFNILNKERDEFKSITQNMNEGLIVLNAAGEMLMVNQRAAEIFGKVVEGHYLTLNRSAEFREVAEKALRGIAAESRLKQGGRLYHLMATPTSAKNHENGTPEGVVVLALDITEKDETERIRREFSANVSHELKTL is encoded by the coding sequence ATGAGAAATAAAATATTAAAGAACTTTTTTTCCCTTTCTGCTATTGCTGTTTTTATAACCACTATTATGATTTCTTTCGTCATGTATGAAGGCTTTTACCGGGATATGCAGGTGGAAGTAAATCAGGAAGCACAATATATAGCAGCAGCGGTTAATTTAAATGGAGAAAGCTATTTAGAACAAATCAGGAAGATCAGGGGAGACCGGGTCACCCTTATCGGTTCTGATGGTACGGTATTGTTTGATAATAGACAGAATCCCCAGAGAATGGAAAACCACCTGAGCAGACCTGAAGTGGCAGAAGCTATCAAAAGTGGCAGTGGTGAGAGTGTGAGAATGTCGGCCACTCTGAGCCAGCGGACCTTTTATCATGCAGTAAGGCTGGAAAATGGAAATGTCATTCGGGTAGCGAATATAACCTCTAATGTATATTCGGTTTTAGCAGTTAACCTGGTCTATGTGGTTTTAATATGCCTTGCAATGCTTACAATTATTTTGTTTTTAGCTAAACGCCAGACGGAATCCATAGTTGCACCTGTAAACAACCTGGATTTGGAGGATCCCCTGTCCAATGAAGTCTATGCTGAATTTTCCCCATTATTGCGGAAACTTGAGCAACAAAACAGATTGATAGATGAAACTTTCAACATACTAAATAAAGAAAGAGATGAATTTAAATCTATAACCCAGAACATGAATGAAGGCCTGATTGTGCTGAACGCTGCAGGAGAAATGCTCATGGTAAATCAGCGGGCAGCAGAAATCTTTGGAAAGGTTGTGGAAGGACATTACCTTACGCTTAACAGAAGTGCTGAATTCAGGGAAGTAGCGGAAAAAGCTCTGAGGGGAATAGCTGCAGAAAGCAGATTAAAGCAGGGAGGAAGATTGTATCATTTAATGGCAACTCCCACATCCGCAAAGAATCATGAAAATGGAACTCCAGAGGGAGTAGTGGTGCTAGCTTTGGACATCACGGAGAAAGACGAAACTGAGCGCATAAGAAGAGAATTTTCTGCCAATGTTTCCCATGAGCTTAAAACCCTTTAA
- the pstA gene encoding phosphate ABC transporter permease PstA, with translation MEAIRQTSDPINKVSIRAKVKAYLRNPVSLGLFLLVITAAVITFVVLIFLMGYILIKGIPNLNPGLFALKYNTENVSLVPALINTIIMTFFSLLIAAPLGIFSAIYLVEYAKRGNRFVNIIRVTAETLAGIPSIVYGLFGMLFFVTALHWSYSILAGAFTLAIMILPLIMRTTEEALKSVPDTFREGSFGLGAGKLRTVFVIVLPTAVPGILAGVILGIGRIVGETAALIYTAGTVPDIPESLMNSGRTLAVHMYALSSEGLYMNQSYATAVVLLIIVVAINSLSGFIAKRIAAR, from the coding sequence ATGGAGGCAATTAGGCAGACATCAGATCCAATCAATAAAGTCAGTATAAGAGCAAAAGTAAAAGCCTATTTAAGAAATCCTGTTTCCTTAGGTTTGTTTTTGCTTGTTATTACAGCAGCAGTCATAACTTTTGTGGTGTTAATATTTTTAATGGGATATATTCTTATAAAGGGTATACCTAACCTGAACCCGGGATTATTTGCATTGAAATATAATACAGAAAATGTATCCTTAGTGCCAGCCCTTATAAATACTATTATAATGACGTTTTTCTCCCTGCTTATAGCAGCGCCATTAGGTATTTTTTCAGCAATCTATCTTGTGGAGTATGCAAAGAGGGGGAACCGATTTGTAAATATTATCCGGGTTACGGCAGAAACACTGGCAGGAATTCCTTCCATAGTATATGGATTATTTGGAATGTTATTCTTTGTAACAGCACTTCACTGGAGCTATTCCATCTTGGCAGGGGCCTTTACTTTAGCCATTATGATATTACCGTTGATTATGCGTACTACGGAAGAGGCGCTTAAATCGGTGCCGGATACCTTCAGAGAAGGAAGTTTTGGCTTGGGAGCAGGAAAGCTTCGTACCGTTTTTGTAATTGTTCTACCTACAGCAGTGCCTGGAATTCTAGCAGGGGTAATCCTTGGAATCGGACGAATAGTAGGAGAGACTGCGGCATTAATTTACACCGCTGGCACGGTGCCAGATATTCCTGAGAGTCTGATGAACTCTGGCAGAACTTTAGCCGTTCACATGTATGCATTATCTAGTGAAGGCTTATATATGAATCAGTCATATGCTACGGCAGTGGTATTACTTATAATCGTGGTGGCAATTAATAGTCTTTCTGGATTTATTGCAAAAAGAATTGCTGCCCGGTAA
- a CDS encoding substrate-binding domain-containing protein, with the protein MKKGLKKFLALTTVAVLMVGSLTGCGSKEKSDGSDKVLADNDISVVSREEGSGTRGAFIELFGIEEKNNAGEKIDHTTEEASITNSTSVMMTSVAGDTYAIGYVSLGSLNDTVKAVKIDGVAPSKETIKDGTYKIARPFNIATKGQLSAVAQDFVNYIMSADGQKVIEDNGYISVGEAPAFSGTMPKGKIVVAGSSSVTPVMEKLKEAYLAVNQNANIEIQQSDSTTGMTSAMEGICDIGMASRDLKDSETQGGLKATAIAMDGIAVIVNKSFIVDDLTSAQVKDIFTGKVTNWSEVIK; encoded by the coding sequence ATGAAAAAAGGTCTAAAGAAGTTTTTAGCACTTACTACAGTAGCAGTTCTTATGGTAGGCAGCCTGACAGGATGCGGAAGTAAGGAAAAATCAGATGGATCAGATAAAGTCCTGGCGGATAATGACATTTCTGTTGTATCAAGAGAAGAAGGTTCAGGAACAAGAGGCGCATTTATAGAACTTTTTGGAATTGAAGAAAAAAACAATGCTGGCGAAAAGATTGATCATACAACGGAAGAAGCAAGCATTACAAACAGCACGTCAGTTATGATGACAAGTGTAGCGGGCGATACTTATGCTATTGGGTATGTTTCACTGGGATCACTGAACGACACCGTTAAAGCAGTTAAAATAGACGGAGTGGCACCAAGTAAAGAAACCATTAAAGATGGTACTTACAAAATTGCAAGGCCATTTAATATTGCTACAAAAGGACAATTAAGTGCTGTGGCACAGGATTTTGTAAATTATATTATGAGTGCAGATGGACAGAAAGTAATTGAAGATAACGGATATATTTCTGTAGGTGAAGCACCAGCCTTTTCAGGAACAATGCCTAAAGGAAAAATAGTAGTTGCGGGATCTTCTTCTGTAACACCAGTTATGGAAAAATTAAAGGAAGCCTACTTAGCAGTAAATCAAAATGCAAACATAGAAATTCAGCAAAGCGATTCCACAACAGGCATGACTTCAGCTATGGAAGGTATTTGTGATATCGGTATGGCATCAAGAGATCTCAAGGACAGCGAAACCCAGGGCGGTTTGAAGGCAACAGCCATAGCCATGGATGGAATCGCAGTCATAGTAAACAAGAGTTTTATAGTAGACGATTTAACATCAGCACAGGTAAAGGATATCTTTACAGGTAAAGTAACAAACTGGTCAGAGGTTATAAAATAA
- the phoU gene encoding phosphate signaling complex protein PhoU encodes MRNRFDTQLTLLNTEIIEMGALCEAIISDAVKALIENNKDLAKKTIESEKQIDQKEKDIESLCLKLLLQQQPVARDLRLISAALKMITDMERIGDQAADIADIVEVADFSLPRDFKDIKLMAEATIKMVTESVEAFVQRDLVLAREVIAYDDVVDDLFDVIKNEVIDIIAEMPRQAKAEQNNMGLEVIDILMIAKYFERIGDHATNIAEWVEFSITGAHIDNEDKK; translated from the coding sequence GTGCGAAATAGATTTGACACTCAGCTGACATTATTAAATACAGAAATTATCGAAATGGGAGCTTTATGTGAAGCTATTATTAGTGATGCAGTGAAGGCCCTGATTGAAAACAATAAGGATTTGGCAAAAAAGACCATTGAGTCAGAAAAACAGATTGATCAGAAGGAAAAAGACATAGAATCTTTATGTCTGAAGCTTCTGCTGCAGCAGCAGCCTGTTGCCAGGGATTTAAGGCTTATTTCAGCAGCATTGAAAATGATTACGGATATGGAGCGAATAGGAGACCAGGCTGCAGACATAGCGGATATCGTCGAGGTTGCAGATTTTTCCCTTCCACGGGACTTCAAAGACATCAAGTTAATGGCGGAAGCAACCATTAAGATGGTGACGGAAAGTGTTGAGGCTTTTGTGCAAAGAGATTTAGTTCTTGCCAGGGAAGTAATCGCATATGACGACGTAGTAGATGATCTCTTTGATGTTATAAAAAATGAAGTTATCGATATTATTGCAGAGATGCCAAGACAAGCAAAAGCAGAACAGAATAATATGGGGCTGGAGGTTATAGACATACTGATGATAGCTAAATATTTTGAACGGATAGGAGACCATGCCACCAATATTGCTGAGTGGGTAGAGTTCTCCATAACCGGCGCTCATATTGATAATGAGGATAAGAAATAA
- a CDS encoding SAM-dependent methyltransferase: MKKKQELLIEFIKQFDESPFAIEMEGEKHLIGEGEPRFTVKVNKPVEVKELVKSTSIALGEAYMRGDIEVEGDLYTALNNFLGQLGKFSTDTKALKKLMFTSSGKKNQQKQVSSHYDIGNDFYALWLDETMSYSCGYFKKKRETLYEAQMNKIHYILEKLCLKEGMNLLDIGCGWGQLLIEAAKIYKIKGLGITLSQEQYKRFSERIKEEGLEDYLTVQLMDYRDLPKLKTVFDRVVSVGMIEHVGRDNYNLFMSSVDKVLKPSGLFLLHYISGLKEYPGDAWMRKYIFPGGMCPSLREIINLCAEYNFYTLDVESLRRHYTETLLRWNQNFNDHRAEIEEKMGIEFTRMWELYQCACAATFNRGVIDLHQILISKGVNNELPMTRWY, encoded by the coding sequence ATGAAAAAGAAACAAGAGTTACTTATTGAATTTATTAAACAGTTTGATGAGAGCCCATTTGCTATTGAAATGGAGGGAGAAAAGCACCTGATAGGTGAAGGAGAGCCCCGGTTTACAGTTAAGGTAAATAAACCAGTAGAAGTAAAGGAACTGGTTAAAAGTACCTCAATTGCTCTGGGGGAGGCGTACATGCGGGGTGATATTGAGGTTGAAGGAGATCTTTATACAGCCCTGAACAATTTTCTTGGGCAGCTGGGGAAATTCTCCACAGATACAAAAGCCCTGAAGAAGCTGATGTTTACCTCCAGTGGAAAGAAAAACCAGCAAAAACAAGTGTCATCACATTATGACATCGGCAATGATTTTTATGCCCTTTGGCTGGATGAGACTATGAGTTATTCCTGCGGCTACTTTAAAAAGAAGAGAGAGACTCTGTATGAAGCCCAAATGAATAAAATTCATTATATACTGGAAAAGCTTTGTTTAAAGGAAGGAATGAACCTGTTAGACATTGGATGCGGCTGGGGACAGCTACTTATTGAGGCAGCCAAAATATATAAAATTAAGGGCCTGGGGATTACCTTAAGCCAGGAACAATACAAGAGGTTTAGTGAAAGAATTAAAGAAGAAGGACTGGAAGATTATCTGACAGTACAGCTTATGGACTATCGGGATCTTCCTAAATTAAAAACTGTATTTGACCGGGTAGTAAGTGTAGGTATGATAGAGCATGTAGGAAGGGACAATTACAATCTGTTTATGTCCAGTGTTGATAAAGTATTAAAGCCTTCAGGCTTATTTTTATTGCACTACATTAGTGGGCTGAAAGAATATCCTGGAGATGCATGGATGAGAAAATATATATTCCCAGGTGGCATGTGCCCAAGCTTAAGAGAAATTATAAACCTTTGTGCAGAATATAATTTCTATACTCTTGATGTAGAAAGCTTGAGAAGACACTATACGGAAACATTACTGCGATGGAACCAGAATTTTAATGATCATAGGGCTGAAATTGAGGAAAAAATGGGAATAGAATTTACTCGCATGTGGGAGCTGTATCAGTGTGCATGTGCTGCAACTTTTAACAGAGGAGTCATAGACCTGCATCAGATATTAATTTCAAAAGGTGTAAACAATGAACTCCCTATGACAAGATGGTATTAA
- the surE gene encoding 5'/3'-nucleotidase SurE, giving the protein MNILVANDDGIKAKGIFELVKALSAAATVYVCAPHVERSAAGHSITVRQGLEAREVPYENAELALEINGTPADCVKLGVLLLRDRGINIDMVFSGINHGGNLGTDTHYSGTVSAAIEGCICGIPSVAVSVNEHKPQHFEVAAELAVETLRKSAGKLDGKTVLNINVPDVPREKLKGVRITTLGPREYDGWFQNRPAEEGGSALYWYSGNPVVYDNLPEHYDVIAVQDGYASITPLHYDFTNYALVDEVKSWGIK; this is encoded by the coding sequence ATGAATATTTTAGTTGCCAATGATGATGGAATAAAAGCAAAGGGTATTTTTGAACTTGTAAAAGCTTTATCTGCAGCCGCCACAGTTTATGTTTGTGCTCCCCATGTGGAGAGAAGTGCAGCCGGACATAGTATTACAGTAAGACAGGGACTGGAGGCCAGAGAAGTTCCTTATGAAAATGCTGAACTGGCTCTTGAAATAAATGGTACACCAGCAGATTGTGTAAAATTAGGTGTTTTACTTTTAAGAGACAGGGGTATAAATATAGATATGGTTTTTTCCGGTATAAACCATGGAGGAAATCTGGGTACAGATACCCATTATTCGGGGACCGTGTCCGCTGCCATTGAGGGCTGCATTTGCGGGATCCCTTCCGTTGCCGTTTCGGTAAACGAACATAAGCCTCAGCATTTTGAAGTGGCAGCAGAGCTGGCAGTAGAAACCTTGCGTAAGTCAGCAGGTAAACTAGATGGAAAAACTGTACTGAATATAAATGTGCCGGATGTACCAAGAGAGAAACTGAAGGGCGTCAGGATTACAACTTTAGGGCCAAGAGAATACGATGGATGGTTCCAGAACAGACCTGCAGAAGAAGGTGGAAGTGCCCTGTACTGGTATAGTGGAAACCCTGTTGTATATGATAATCTTCCGGAGCATTATGATGTGATAGCTGTACAGGATGGTTATGCTTCAATTACGCCATTACATTATGATTTTACTAACTATGCATTAGTGGATGAAGTAAAAAGCTGGGGTATTAAATGA
- a CDS encoding sensor histidine kinase, with protein MILLVEDIMKLSRLDEEVMDFAENTVDLQRICQEVVERLRDAANAAQVSIEFEGSSDGEPVNVTGIKPMLDELVFNLCENAIKYNKKNGEVKIKLSENPVRLVVADTGIGIDKEHQERIFERFYRVDKSHSKITGGTGLGLSIVKHIVKHHKASLHLESEPDKGTTIEVQFNSEKL; from the coding sequence ATGATTTTACTGGTGGAAGATATCATGAAACTCTCCAGACTGGATGAGGAAGTGATGGATTTCGCAGAGAACACGGTTGATTTGCAAAGAATCTGCCAGGAGGTGGTAGAAAGGCTTAGAGATGCAGCTAATGCAGCTCAGGTTTCTATTGAATTTGAAGGCTCGTCAGATGGAGAACCGGTCAATGTAACAGGGATCAAACCAATGCTGGATGAATTAGTGTTTAACTTATGTGAAAATGCTATAAAATATAATAAAAAAAATGGAGAAGTAAAAATTAAACTTTCCGAAAACCCTGTCAGGCTTGTTGTTGCAGATACGGGGATTGGAATAGACAAAGAGCATCAGGAACGGATATTTGAAAGGTTTTACCGTGTGGATAAAAGCCACTCAAAAATAACAGGGGGTACCGGATTAGGGCTTTCTATTGTTAAACATATAGTAAAACATCATAAAGCCTCTCTTCATCTGGAAAGCGAACCAGACAAAGGAACAACCATAGAAGTACAATTTAATTCTGAGAAGTTATAA